The following proteins come from a genomic window of Montipora foliosa isolate CH-2021 chromosome 2, ASM3666993v2, whole genome shotgun sequence:
- the LOC137985851 gene encoding dual specificity protein phosphatase 12-like isoform X1: protein MKVNSGYNVDLARMSLVKEGLYIGSRTDAIVLANSKPPDDKIRILTVDLEPLGIDDGDLILSKHVQCLDEPEADLLSFFDECSEFITKGNESKEHVVVHCLSGVSRSSAVVLAYLMKTNQVSLDEALVLLRTAYPKANPNDGFVEQLQLYQAMGCTVDKTNPVYKQYRLQLLASQIQRKQYASKDLLSFLIEELQYTSSSGNKSYKCRKCRLSLFDVTSVIAHEPGSGQTSFKWHKQDLYEVEPINNYQCTSLFVEPVRWMLPLLEGTVDGKLPCPKCNGRLGSFNWAGMQCSCGKWVTPAFQIHKNRVDEILHNYVRPAAGSKLEPS from the exons ATGAAGGTTAACAGTGGCTACAATGTAGATCTAGCTAGAATGTCTCTTGTTAAGGAAGGGCTTTATATTGGTTCAAGAACGGATGCAATTGTCCTAGCTAATTCCAAACCACCCGACGATAAAATAAGAATCCTAACGGTGGACCTTGAGCCTCTCGGAATAGATGATGGTGATTTAATTCTTTCAAAACACGTGCAATGTTTGGACGAACCTGAGGCAGACCTTTTGAGTTTCTTTGACGAATGttctgaatttattaccaaaggaAATGAGAGCAAGGAACATGTTGTGGTTCACTG CCTCTCAGGTGTATCACGCAGTTCAGCTGTTGTATTAGCCTACTTGATGAAGACAAATCAAGTGTCTCTAGATGAAGCCTTGGTTCTCTTAAGGACGGCATATCCTAAAGCCAA TCCCAATGATGGTTTTGTTGAGCAGCTTCAGCTTTATCAAGCTATGGGATGCACAGTGGACAAGACTAATCCTGTGTACAAGCAGTACAGGCTCCAGCTGTTGGCTTCTCAAATACAGA GAAAACAATATGCAAGCAAAGACCTGCTTTCCTTCCTTATAGAAGAACTCCAATACACTTCTTCCTCTGGTAACAAGAGCTATAAATGTCGAAAGTGCAG GTTATCATTGTTTGACGTCACCTCAGTAATTGCACATGAACCAGGAAGTGGGCAGACTTCCTTTAAATGGCATAAACAAGATCTTTATGAAGTGGAGCCTATAAACAACTACCAGTGCACCTCTCTGTTTGTTGAGCCTGTCAGGTGGATGCTTCCTTTGCTTGAAGGAACGGTCGATGGAAAG CTTCCTTGCCCCAAGTGTAATGGGAGACTTGGATCATTTAATTGGGCAG gAATGCAATGTAGCTGTGGCAAATGGGTGACTCCTGCATTTCAAATTCACAAGAACAGGGTTGACGAAATATTGCATAATTATGTCCGCCCAGCTGCCGGCAGCAAGCTTGAACCCAGCTGA
- the LOC137985835 gene encoding uncharacterized protein, protein MALTNLVKLPKSVCKHVKIYPPTAVICFAHSQLAALDQACNVEKRIIFFLEKGKKLESKSISEKKFKDAQGKLELVRHDRGKASLLEPDIYQSVNAMWECVRTLEMHQNLANNSLLSKWSRDPLIDHKQLVLLVFDQDKLSNKPCLSKTNLSSLHQGQDNLPKKIAEKVKNEQMCARSDDESCRVPIQVSVVNSQVISRVSYSRFSEVNSGAKPTVLCAENNTKSDMKKEYKLGPDATQLSSVLLHLREEIPEFFLKTPNYSMYHQNVKFVNNIIGATTNGIYQYKAQISGFRFMILTCMTELSLDVLKISKHSNEGAIKVRWRIKGIPLLIKYLPYLGRQVRDGENRYRYLDGFSVFEVGSDGLIHCHRLHKVMPSSSLEKESPLWMVFLAPFFHVLDSNSCESFSAFECRSTDKEIESGIQV, encoded by the exons ATGGCACTGACAAATCTTGTGAAGCTTCCGAAGTCCGTATGCAAACACGTGAAAATTTATCCGCCAACAGCTGTCATTTGCTTCGCTCATTCGCAGCTTGCGGCTCTCGATCAGGCGTGTAAT GTTGAAAAACgcataattttctttcttgagAAGGGCAAGAAACTGGAATCAAAAAGCATCtctgaaaagaaattcaaagatgCACAGGGGAAATTGGAACTTGTACGCCATGATAGAGGGAAAGCTTCTCTACTGGAGCCTGACATTTACCAATCAGTGAATGCAATGTGGGAATGTGTAAGGACTCTTGAGATGCATCAGAATCTTGCAAACAACTCATTATTGAGTAAATGGAGTCGGGACCCATTGATAGATCACAAGCAACTGGTTTTATTGGTTTTTGACCAGGATAAATTAAGCAACAAACCCTGCCTTAGCAAGACAAATCTTTCAAGTCTTCATCAAGGACAGGACAATTTACCTAAGAAAATTGCAGAGAAAGTGAAAAATGAACAGATGTGTGCAAGGTCAGACGATGAATCTTGCAGAGTACCTATACAGGTTTCTGTGGTAAACTCTCAAGTTATTTCAAGAGTGTCTTATTCTAGATTCTCTGAAGTGAACTCTGGTGCAAAACCTACAGTACTCTGTGCAGAAAACAACACAAAGTCAGACATGAAAAAGGAATATAAACTGGGACCAGATGCTACTCAGCTCTCCTCTGTGCTGCTTCATTTAAGAGAAGAG ATCCCAGAATTTTTTCTGAAGACACCAAATTATTCTATGTACCACCAGAATGTTAAATTTGTCAACAATATCATAGGAGCCACAACAAA TGGAATCTATCAGTACAAAGCTCAGATAAGTGGCTTTAGATTCATGATACTGACTTGTATGACAGAACTGTCTTTGGATGTGCTGAAGATTTCAAAGCATTCCAATGAGGGTGCAATCAAAGTGCGTTGGAGAATCAAAGGAATTCCATTGTTAATAAAATATTTGCCATATCTTGGAAGACAGGTCAGGGATGGTGAAAATCGATACAG GTATTTGGATGGTTTTTCTGTGTTTGAAGTTGGAAGCGATGGCCTTATTCACTGTCACAGACTTCACAAG GTGATGCCATCTTCATCACTTGAAAAAGAGAGTCCTTTGTGGATGGTGTTTTTAGCACCATTTTTCCATGTGTTGGATTCAAATTCCTGTGAATCATTCAGTGCATTTGAGTGCAGGAGCACAGATAAAGAAATCGAGTCTGGAATCCAAGTCTGA
- the LOC137985851 gene encoding dual specificity protein phosphatase 12-like isoform X2 — MKVNSGYNVDLARMSLVKEGLYIGSRTDAIVLANSKPPDDKIRILTVDLEPLGIDDGDLILSKHVQCLDEPEADLLSFFDECSEFITKGNESKEHVVVHCLSGVSRSSAVVLAYLMKTNQVSLDEALVLLRTAYPKANPNDGFVEQLQLYQAMGCTVDKTNPVYKQYRLQLLASQIQRKQYASKDLLSFLIEELQYTSSSGNKSYKCRKCRLSLFDVTSVIAHEPGSGQTSFKWHKQDLYEVEPINNYQCTSLFVEPVRWMLPLLEGTVDGKLPCPKCNGRLGSFNWECNVAVANG; from the exons ATGAAGGTTAACAGTGGCTACAATGTAGATCTAGCTAGAATGTCTCTTGTTAAGGAAGGGCTTTATATTGGTTCAAGAACGGATGCAATTGTCCTAGCTAATTCCAAACCACCCGACGATAAAATAAGAATCCTAACGGTGGACCTTGAGCCTCTCGGAATAGATGATGGTGATTTAATTCTTTCAAAACACGTGCAATGTTTGGACGAACCTGAGGCAGACCTTTTGAGTTTCTTTGACGAATGttctgaatttattaccaaaggaAATGAGAGCAAGGAACATGTTGTGGTTCACTG CCTCTCAGGTGTATCACGCAGTTCAGCTGTTGTATTAGCCTACTTGATGAAGACAAATCAAGTGTCTCTAGATGAAGCCTTGGTTCTCTTAAGGACGGCATATCCTAAAGCCAA TCCCAATGATGGTTTTGTTGAGCAGCTTCAGCTTTATCAAGCTATGGGATGCACAGTGGACAAGACTAATCCTGTGTACAAGCAGTACAGGCTCCAGCTGTTGGCTTCTCAAATACAGA GAAAACAATATGCAAGCAAAGACCTGCTTTCCTTCCTTATAGAAGAACTCCAATACACTTCTTCCTCTGGTAACAAGAGCTATAAATGTCGAAAGTGCAG GTTATCATTGTTTGACGTCACCTCAGTAATTGCACATGAACCAGGAAGTGGGCAGACTTCCTTTAAATGGCATAAACAAGATCTTTATGAAGTGGAGCCTATAAACAACTACCAGTGCACCTCTCTGTTTGTTGAGCCTGTCAGGTGGATGCTTCCTTTGCTTGAAGGAACGGTCGATGGAAAG CTTCCTTGCCCCAAGTGTAATGGGAGACTTGGATCATTTAATTGG gAATGCAATGTAGCTGTGGCAAATGGGTGA
- the LOC137985851 gene encoding dual specificity protein phosphatase 12-like isoform X3 translates to MSLSGVSRSSAVVLAYLMKTNQVSLDEALVLLRTAYPKANPNDGFVEQLQLYQAMGCTVDKTNPVYKQYRLQLLASQIQRKQYASKDLLSFLIEELQYTSSSGNKSYKCRKCRLSLFDVTSVIAHEPGSGQTSFKWHKQDLYEVEPINNYQCTSLFVEPVRWMLPLLEGTVDGKLPCPKCNGRLGSFNWAGMQCSCGKWVTPAFQIHKNRVDEILHNYVRPAAGSKLEPS, encoded by the exons ATGAG CCTCTCAGGTGTATCACGCAGTTCAGCTGTTGTATTAGCCTACTTGATGAAGACAAATCAAGTGTCTCTAGATGAAGCCTTGGTTCTCTTAAGGACGGCATATCCTAAAGCCAA TCCCAATGATGGTTTTGTTGAGCAGCTTCAGCTTTATCAAGCTATGGGATGCACAGTGGACAAGACTAATCCTGTGTACAAGCAGTACAGGCTCCAGCTGTTGGCTTCTCAAATACAGA GAAAACAATATGCAAGCAAAGACCTGCTTTCCTTCCTTATAGAAGAACTCCAATACACTTCTTCCTCTGGTAACAAGAGCTATAAATGTCGAAAGTGCAG GTTATCATTGTTTGACGTCACCTCAGTAATTGCACATGAACCAGGAAGTGGGCAGACTTCCTTTAAATGGCATAAACAAGATCTTTATGAAGTGGAGCCTATAAACAACTACCAGTGCACCTCTCTGTTTGTTGAGCCTGTCAGGTGGATGCTTCCTTTGCTTGAAGGAACGGTCGATGGAAAG CTTCCTTGCCCCAAGTGTAATGGGAGACTTGGATCATTTAATTGGGCAG gAATGCAATGTAGCTGTGGCAAATGGGTGACTCCTGCATTTCAAATTCACAAGAACAGGGTTGACGAAATATTGCATAATTATGTCCGCCCAGCTGCCGGCAGCAAGCTTGAACCCAGCTGA